The genomic segment caatgtttttgtactgataATGTAGAATTCATAAAAtgaaaatctataacaaagtttgtactttttaaaaaaaaaaaaaaaaaaaaaaaaaaggggtgcctaaaacttttgcacagtacacacacaaagTACAACATAGTgactaatttatatatttaatatatttaatatatttatatataaagctctgagtcttctcctataatgcctgatgaggttggagaatacatggcatgggatctgagaccattcctccatacaaaaTCTCTCCACATCCTTCAAATTTctaggtccatgctggtggactctcctcttcagttcactccacaaagtttctatgggtttcaagtcaggggactgggatggccatgaccATCgcccttttgccacacatcacagctacattccttggtcttaccatCATtgttatgatatatatatatatatatatatatatatatatatatatataatgtatgtatatatctaaaaaaatgtgtatatacatgtatataaaatatatatataaaaaaatataaagtatatataaagtatataaagcatataattttatataaaaatatataatttttattttataaaaatataaaattataaagtataaaattttatatatacacatacatatatacacacacatatatatacacattatgtgtatttatatatatatatatatatatatatatatataaaatattatataatatatatatatatatatatatatatatatatatatatatatatatatatacacacacacacacatacatacacacccctGTAAAACAGgatgtcatggttgaacaatttggttgaattatttcctgttcctagtcacccggGTTTactaaaagaaatataaaatatcaatggtaatatacttcaaatatatttttgatatgacttcatagaggtgccaataattgttgcacacctatatttaaccattgtttatctatgagagcagagtatttttgtgaattctttgaacaaaagatcaaaaggttaaacatatttattggctcatatttaccaggggtgcctatataatataatataaatttcaAATTTATAAATCAAttcaatataattttaaaaaatatatctttagtCACATAATGGTGTCTAaacaccacaccaccacacagtggggtccaaaggtctgagagcactagtgaaaatgcttctatttggcattgttttctaatttaataaaacaattttcattaacaacttgagtaaaaagtagaatctttgaaattgacatgaatttcagagtttcttagtgtTTAGTACGTCCCCTTTTTACTTTAATGACCGTGTGCACTCGAGCCGGCATGGACTCGACTTTTGTGTAAAACCTTATGATTCATGTCAGATCAAGTCCCATCAGAGAgttgtctgaacacatgcttctatagaagagattagacatgtgGAAAATCTGagcttttgtacaaagcagttaacatggtcaatatcacacatttgcttcCATTTAAATAGGAACCTAGAAATAGTCTcttcaatattaaatattcaagatatataaaaaatataatttctttgttttaaatattacaaaattcaaaaaccttctgtttatttactattttaaatggagaaaaaaaaaaatcccaaattttcagtgtggtctcagacttttggacctcaTTGTATGCAAGTACATTGGATAtttaaagtttacacacccctgttaaaatggcaggtttttgttaaGCAAACGAATGAAACTAAGGTAAATCATGTCAGACCTTTCCTCAGCTTTTACCACCCATTTGCAAAgtatgcaaataaaatgaaaaacaatcagaaactttttagggaaagtaataaaaataaaaaacgtacaataacctagttgtataagtatgcacacccctaaactaatacagcttttgattttattacaccactctgtCTTTTTgagtaagagtctatcagcgtgATACATCTttacttggcaatattttctctctctttcttgcgaAAACATCCTTGATCCAGTAgatatggtgttcttttgttgatgtgcttttttgtttgtttttttgcaccaaacataccttttggagttggtctcatcagaccacaacacATTTCAGCACATGgcttggggtgatttagttgtaATTTCGCATCGAGGGCGGAGAAAAAGTTCTGCCATGATTTATTTTagtctaattatttttttacatcacaaaacctgcattttaacaggggtgtgtatcCATGTGTGCTTTATCTATACATATTCTCACAcagttgtgaaaaaataagtggaaattgttggcttttttgacatttgaCATCTTTATCCTTTGATCATTAACAGTGCCTATTAAGgaagttgatgtacttgaacaaagccgcaaggaaaattagctttttcattaatttattcaatagaaatatcaatagatgtgatattcttctgtggaaaaagtaagtacaccctcgGCCTCATAAGCTAGTAtcgccccctttagcagaaataacttcttgtaggtgttttgtttAACTGTTCACCAGTCTCTGACGTCGGCTTGCTGGAAATTTTGACCACTGTTCCattcaatattctttcagttgcaagatgtttgagggttttcttgcatgttcttcccgtttcaaatccccccacaacatttttgactaggccattccataaccctcagtttcttctttttgagccattccttactggatttgctagtgtgcttagaatcattatcttgttgaaagtACCAcattcggttcaacttcaactttcggacagattgcctcacattatcttcaaacactctttgatacgatgcagaattcatagttgaatcaatgaatgcaagctgtccagtccctgaggcagcgaaacaaccctaaaccataacattttcaccaccgtgcttcacagtcgctatgaggtgcttctcctgaaaagctgtctttggtctgcaccaaacatgtctgctgttactgtggccaaacaattctatctttgattcatctgtccagagcacattattccaaaaggcctggtttttgcctatatgctcattggcaaactgtaatcCCGCAAAGAATTTTTCccggcacgcctcccatgcagatCAAATtttaatctctttctgattgtagaagcatgcactttgacactaaCAGCTagaagacttactagcagatcctgtgatgaaattttggggttcttggagacttttttttgcatcgggtctgctcttgggctgaatttgctgaaaTGCCCAGtactggacaaattggcagtcgtttgaaatctgcaccatttctAGATGATTTCCCTTAccgtggaatgatgtattttaaataatttggagattttttttaaatcccttgccagacttataggcatccacaaccttttttctgaaagccttatagaactctttaaatcttggcatgatgacaccacacacctcaatagcaaagggaacaccagacactagatatgagaggggtattaataagaccggttccacctgcactccctaagcaggttataatcactggcacccaatctcgaacacctgattctaattttatggatttgaaggctTGATAAATgtatggggtgtacttactttttccatgtcactgatctgtgttttttttttaatgtaaattgtgaaaatgactacaaaatgtggattttatgtcatttgatagagtgaaGGCAGCATACACAGACCCTGCTAGCAATAAGAAATTCCGCATGCTCTGTATGGTGGACCTAGAggtagaggtgtgcatcaggactgagATCCCACAGGACCCTAATAAAAGGAACATGAGGAGTGGGCAGGAGTGTAATTTAAAAACAGTTCGGCACACACCTCTACCTGGAGGTGTCTTAGTGTCTGTCTATGTGTATTCACCTATGTGATGCCAAAACCCAACCAGCATACATCAGTAAAGCTATAATACCTATGGGGTTTCTGCTGTAGTGAACAGGCGAGTCTGCGGTGTATGCAGGCTGCAGCACGCTGCCCAGTTGATGAGCGATCACCTTGTTAAGGTCAGAGATAGAGATGTGCTTGATGTTCATCAGCTGGCTGCAGATTTTGTGAACCGTGTCGTTCTCATGCACCACGAGTGCGTCAGACAGCGTGTAGAGACGAGACAGCGTGAGAACTGAATTGTAGTTTTGCACGATAACCTgcagacaaaaaataaacctaATCACTTCGCCAGacaatttaacaacaacaacattttgctGAAGCCTATAATACACTACTTTGAAAGGAACACTATGACTAAGTTTACCTCTCCTGTTCCATAGGGCCATGTCAGGTGATTGAGAATAAATGAATGCGGATAAGTGTCTCGCAGACACTGGGTGACATAGGTGCCCACTCCAGAACCTGTACCTCCTGCCACACTCATCGTGGCAAATATTCCTGCAAGGCGATCGCAGCGTTCTACCTCCCGCCTCACCAGATCTTCCACTGCCTCCTTGTGCTGAGGGCCGTGAACACAGTAACTACAGGAAAGTAATGACACGGACATCATACTGCATTCTAGCTCAAATGCAGatgtattaatgaaataaacacaaaaaaggcAGCAGAGTGAGATCAAATGACTTACAGCTAAAACTAACAGATATGGTACAATAAAATACACTAATTAGGACATACatagaaagtaaaataaaatgtatgaaaagaaatataagagcacaaacatacaaaaagtGTTCTTACCCGTTTGCCCAATTGTTTCCAGAGCCTTGCTTCTGGCAGAAGTGGGATTTTTCCCCATATCTCCATTTTCCTGAGCTTGATGCCTTTGCTATGGCTTGAGTAATTACTTTGGGTTCCATGTCAATAAGAACTGCTCGTGCAACCAGCGCTAAACAAGAATCATGACATACACATTCACTAGACACCCAAAGGTTTGTGAACAGCTGACCAGAACGCTCATAACGTGCTTGTTGAACACCCCATTaaagatttattccccctttactgttagaataacctccactcttctagattttggagcgtggctgtggggatttacaCATTCAAAAGTGACCTCAGGCACTGAAGTTGGGTGAAGAGGTCTGGGGTGTCCCGATTCATCCGAAAGGTGTTCTgtgaggttgagatcagggctctgtatccagttcttccactccaaccttggcaaaccatgtcttcatccatccatccatccattttccttatcctacacagggttgtggttgtgggggagcctggagcctatctctgAGAactccatcacaggacacattcacacgctGTGGGCAAGTTGAAaacgtcaatcagcctacaactctTTGGActcagggagaacatgcacactcagGACCACAGggagaggcaggattcgaacccccaaccgcAGAGGTataaggcaaatgtgctaaccacgaggtcttcatggagctcgctttatgcacaggggcattgccaTGGTGGAACAGATTTGAGCcccttagttccactgaagggcaAGTACAGCATCCAAAGACATTATAGACAATGTTGTGATTCCAACTTTATGGGGAAAggccacatatgggtgtgatggtcaggtgtccataaacttttggtcatatagtgtaactACATTCAAAAATGTTTAACTTCTGAAGTATGCATATGACTACTGAGACTTACCTCCGTCTGAATTCTCCCTGAAGAGTCTCTCATCACTGCACTGTTTGTATGGTTTTGCATTTGCTCCAGTGGAGTCTTCATACACAGTGCTAAACACCTCTGGTCCAATCTGATTACCGCACTGACCTAACTGCACTGTCACAACCGACATGTTAGGAGCTAGATAACTACCCACTTACTAGAGCAAACTAGTTACTATGTACTGCTTACAAACTACCACAGGAGCCACACTCAACCCGGCCATGCCGTTAAACAGCACACGCGGCTTGCTAGCTAGCAGCTAGTCATGTGTCACCTCGAATGATCCGGCTGCTTGAGTCGACTCCTAGATGTGACCGTTGAGGGTAAATTTTTTAGGTAGATGTAAACATTGTCGTTACAGCGTAATTTCATCAAACTGCCTACAAGGAAATATCTCGAGCTGTTCGTTAGcgtgaattcattcatttatcattcCTTCAGTAACTCCAGGAAGTGAATTAATTCAGATAAAACTTTCGTGGGTTCGTTTGTTTAGATTTAGATATAGCACTGAAATGTCCCTTTCGTCGTTATTTATTCGCAAGAGAACCTCTCTCGCTGGTCAAATTATCGCAACCTTTGTCTGggttaaaaacataaataaataaaaaaggcaacGAACCGCTTTGGGAGCCGAGAGAGTCGGCTCTTATTGGTGAGCCGAGCCAAATGAGCCGACTCACTGAAAGGATCCGGAATCCCGTCACTACTAGCAACAGGTACAACACTTCCCTTATGTAGTAGGTTATCTAAGCTAACGCTATCTACTGTCTAAGTGACCGGTTGACATAGTGCTCGTGAATTTATTCGCGAGTGAACGGAGCAATGCTGGAAAACAGTGTAGCCAAATTATCACATGACTTTTCAACTCCGGAAGTTACAGACTACATATCCCATGAGCCTCAGCTAGCGATCTGGTCA from the Ictalurus furcatus strain D&B chromosome 17, Billie_1.0, whole genome shotgun sequence genome contains:
- the tubd1 gene encoding tubulin delta chain isoform X1 encodes the protein MSVVTVQLGQCGNQIGPEVFSTVYEDSTGANAKPYKQCSDERLFRENSDGALVARAVLIDMEPKVITQAIAKASSSGKWRYGEKSHFCQKQGSGNNWANGYCVHGPQHKEAVEDLVRREVERCDRLAGIFATMSVAGGTGSGVGTYVTQCLRDTYPHSFILNHLTWPYGTGEVIVQNYNSVLTLSRLYTLSDALVVHENDTVHKICSQLMNIKHISISDLNKVIAHQLGSVLQPAYTADSPVHYSRNPIGELLSSLVCHPEYKLLNVLNIPHMSQTSLAYSAYTWPGLLKHLRQMLIANARMEEGIDWKVCVPSRRSESATNTQMGFNRSLSNLLILRGKNGSSADVEAFKEPGLYVPWIPADGTFHTWHCPVPFSGYEKLATLISNSQSLLNPLDHIVKKAWDMFASRYKESKLTVHSVSVCLFYFSLATGYLFKKKFLVLNRAYIHQYTKFGISEEDFLESFTTLEQIVSSYTHL
- the tubd1 gene encoding tubulin delta chain isoform X2, with protein sequence MSVVTVQLGQCGNQIGPEVFSTVYEDSTGANAKPYKQCSDERLFRENSDGALVARAVLIDMEPKVITQAIAKASSSGKWRYGEKSHFCQKQGSGNNWANGYCVHGPQHKEAVEDLVRREVERCDRLAGIFATMSVAGGTGSGVGTYVTQCLRDTYPHSFILNHLTWPYGTGEVIVQNYNSVLTLSRLYTLSDALVVHENDTVHKICSQLMNIKHISISDLNKVIAHQLGSVLQPAYTADSPVHYSRNPIGELLSSLVCHPEYKLLNVLNIPHMSQTSLAYSAYTWPGLLKHLRQMLIANARMEEGIDWKVCVPSRRSESATNTQMGFNRSLSNLLILRGKNGSSADVEAFKEPGLYVPWIPADGTFHTWHCPVPFSGYEKLATLISNSQSLLNPLDHIVKKAWDMFASRAYIHQYTKFGISEEDFLESFTTLEQIVSSYTHL